CGATACCTTTTCATCTCAGACTTTTGACCAGCTGTTGGCTGATTCCCGGCGTCCTCTTTGTGAAGGTTGTACAAAGTATTCTAAACTATCATTCATTGTCAAGTTGCTGcacattaaaacacttggtggTTGGAGTGTAAAGTCTTTCGACATGCTTTTACACTTGTTGAAGTCGGCTTTTCCCAATGCCCTTTTGCCAAACTCATATCAAGAATCACGTAACTTGGAAAAAGGGCTGGGCTTTACTTACACCAAGATACATGTTTGTCCAAATGACTGCATACTTTATTGGAGAGAAAATGTGGATAAAGATGAATGCCAGAAATGTAAACTTTCAAGGTGGAAATTCAGCAACACTAAGAAGAGGCGAATTCCTCAAAAGGTTTTAAGACATTTTCCGTTGAAGCCAAGGTTGCAGAGATTGTTTATGTCACAAAAAACATCAGTTGATATGAGGTGGCACAAGGATCAGCGTGTCATGCAGCAAGATATTCTAAGtcatcctgctgactctgagGTGTGGACGACATTTGATCAAAAGCATGCTTGGTTTGCAGAAGATCCAAGAAATGTCAGGCTTGGTTTAGCTAGCGATGGTTTcaacccatttaataatttggctaagccTTATAGCGTATGGCCAGTGATTCTTGTCCCTTACAACTTACCTCCGTGGTTGTGCATGAAGGATCCATTTTTTATCACTTCACTCTTGATTCCTGGACCAagatcaccaggaaatgaaatcgATGTCTATCTTCAACCTTTGATAGATGAATTGATTGATCTATGGGATAATGGTGTTGATACATACGATGCAAAGGCCAAAGAGACTTTCAGATTGCATGCAGCATTGCTATGGACAATTAACGACTTTCCTGCTTATGGAAACCTCTCCGggtggagtactaaggggaagatGGCATGTCCATCGTGCAAGGAAGAAACAGATTCGATGTGGTTGACATATAGCCGAAAGCATTGTTACATGGGTCATCGCCGATTCTTGCCACCGGGCCACatctggagaaagaaaaagactatTTTTAATGGCAGGGCAAAGCATCGTGACCCACCTACAATTTATTCAGGAGAAGATGTACTCATTCAACTCCAAAATATTCCTGATGCAAATTTTGGCAAAtccataaagaaaagaaagcgtaCCACAGAGGAGTTCAATTGGACCAAGAAAAGTATCTTCTTTCAATTGCCATATTGGTCAACTATAAAGAttagacataatctagatgtaATGCACATTGAGAAGAACATATGTGACAACATCTTAGGAACTTTGATGAATATCTTTGGCAAAACTAAAGATCATCCTAATGCATGTCGTGACCTTTCAACTCTCAATATAAGGGGGAGTTACACCTTATTCAGGATGGACAACGCATTAGTATGCCACAAGCATGTTATACGTTGTATGGAGCTGAGCGGACTGGTTTTTGTAATTGGTTGCACGGTGTGAAATTCCCAGATGGCTTCGCTTCAAACATTGCCAGATGTGTTAGTGTAAGTGACTGCAAAATATCGgggatgaaaagtcatgattgccaTATTTTCATGCAAAGATTACTTCCTGTTGCAATTTCTGGATACTTATGCCAAGATGTACGGTTGGCACTAACTGAGCTAAGCACTTTCTTCAAAGAATTGTGTGCTAGAACATGTAAGAAGGAAGTCTTAGAGCAGCTTCAGACTGATATCGTCGTTATTCTTTGcaagcttgagatgatttttccgCCTACCTTTTTCGACATAATGGTGCACTTAGCCTATCACTTGCCACGTGAGACCCTGCTTGCAGGGCCagttcaatataggtggatgtatcctttcGAGAGATATCTCGAAAAATTCAAgagatatgttaagaataaggcCTACCCGGAAGGTTCAATAGCTGAGGCCTATATCCATGTTGAATGCTTGAATTTTTGTTCCATGTACCTCCATGATGTTGAAACTAGATTCAATCCTCCTGAACGTAACGTCGACGAAGGAGAAGAGGGTGTACGAGAGGGACTATCTGTTTTTTCCGCGAAGGTGCGACCCATGGGTTTTGCATCACGTCACCAATTAGACGATGATGCTTTTATAAAAGCCAGATGGTATGTTTTTAATAACTGCACAGAGATTGGAGAATACCTAAAGTAAGTAACCAAACTAGTTACCAACTTAGACACTTTCCATTCTCAATATACTAATTTATGTTGCATACCCTACATATACTTATTAACCGTTGCATGGGCTTTTGTCTAGTGAGCACTACATGCAAGTGAGTGAAGAGTATCCCAATAATGCCGATAGTATGCATGCTGCAAAATTTCCAGACTGGTTCAAGTCACAAGTATGCAAACTCGTTTGGAAGTTCAGCCTTATTTTCTTTGGCCACATATGTTTGTTTAATGCGAAAACATGTAttgtttttactttatttaattcCTTATTTGAACTTATGATAGATTCAAGCTAGGCGTGCTGATAATCCCGAAGAAGTTTCGGATGATCTATATGCCTTAGCATGTGGTCCTGACCCTTGGGGTGCGTCCTATTCTGGTTGCATAACCAACGGTATAAGATTTCACACAAAAAAACGGGAAGAACATCGTCGCACCCAAAACTCCGGTGTCATGGTCATTAGTGAACAACCAGGATCTGAAAAACTTGAGTTCTTTGGTAGACTAACAGACATTTTGGAATTccgctacatgggttggcgtcgTGTTTACTTATTCAAATGTGAATGGTTTGACATCTCTGATTCCAAACGAGGGATACGTATCGAACCACATCTTACTAGTGTGAATATGTCGCGGACAGCTTATAAGGATGATCCATTTGTTTTGGCATCCCAAGCATCACAGGTATTTTACCTAAAAAATCGCAGCATCCGTGGAGAATGGTATGTAGTCCAAAAGGTCATACATAGAAATGTCTATGACCTTCCACGATCATCCCTTATTGAAGATGATGAATCTGATTCTAGTGACGTTGATGCATACCAAGAGGATAATTCTGGTGATGCTTACGTGAGTGTCCATGCTGATGACATCCCACTGCAAACAGACATGCACAGGCCGAATGTTGAACCGGAGCAGGTTGATGTTGACACATTGGTAATGCAAAGGTCTAATTGGGACCACTTTGAGCAAGGTTTTATCAATGACAAAACCAGCGAAGACAATTCAGATCACAGCGCCGAACTAGAGGGTAGCATAGAAGAAGATAGTATCTCAACGGATGATGAGATGAACTAGAGAATTGTGTGCTGGTAATAACCTCGTGATTCCACATAACCCATTGTGTTTACTTCAATCTGATATCATTTCGCCACTAATTATGCTCTCGTCTTTTCCATCGTTTCTTATCTAATGCAGGAGTTATTACCAGGTTGATTGCAGCGTGGCAATATCTTATTGTATTGATGTTTGAATGCCCTTGATACTTCAAGTGATACTTCAAAAATAGCAGATATTCCATTGAATGGATGTGTTGCACCCTTTATGTATTTCTATTGAATAGAGGTCTTTTATCACTTTAGTATCCATTTTGTGTGTTGTGCTTGACAATAtattagtttgttatttttcaaaaaatttgacAAAGTTTATTCGTATATTAAGTTCAAGTAACAACTGAAGAATCCCCACCCCCCTTTATGCCCAGAATTTGACACTTGTTTATTGGTATGGTTGTATATACTTAGTGTGATTGCAGGGATACTCTATTGGTTGCCTTCGCCTTGGATATGCCGATCACTAGAAGAGGTAGAGGTCGATCACTTGGAGTGAGGGGTGGCCGAGGGCgaggtagatctcaaagaaATGATGAAGTTCAGGATACAGTACCCATTCCTGTCCTTGCTACCCAAGATGATGCATTCTCAAGCTCAGATGACTCAACTGAGCCACCTGATTGCGTCCCGAGCACAGAACCCAATGACATGCCAGCAGTTGATTCACAGAGTGCAAACCTGGATggtatatttctatttttttgaggTGTTGTTTTACATAGTATGTTAGTGGTTGATTAATATGACTGTTACACGAGATATATGATGCTAACATGTCAATTGACAACATTAGTAGCACCAAGCCAAAAGCGTGGCCGAGGAGCAGCAAAAAGCACAGAGTTTGAGAAGTTACGAAAGCATGGAAAGATACCCTTGAGAATTAAGGATGGTGAGACTGCACCTTGTTGTGAAAATGCTACTCATTTTACTACAAGGGTTACATGGTTGGTCAAGCACCATATGGACTTGAGTCATGCTAGCTGGCATGCCGTTCCAGCTAATGAGAAGGAAGAATTGGTAACACGCGTTTAGGTTAGCTTGATTTGGAATTTCATACATTTTCAAATAGAGTATGAGGAAATCCTAAcgtaattaatattaagttcaagcactaattataattaatatgtttgtTGTTTGTCCCTAGGCTGACTTCATCCTCGATTGGACCAAGAAGAATCACCGTGATACGGTTACGAAGACACTTCGGAAGCGGTTTAATCATATTCGTTATGATTTACATAGAACGTACAAGAAATATGAGAGTAATGAACAAGCACTTGCGAATGTGCCACCGTTGGTGACCCCAACCATCTGGGTGAAGTTATGCGCTCGATATGCAAGCAAGGAGTATAAGGTAAGTTGGAAGTCAAACATTGAATTAACGTTGCTTTGTGAAGAATATTTTTTACGCactgtttgatacatgttaagcTTGACACGTGTGATTGGTTTCATGTATATCATGTCTTGTGTGAGTGCAGAGAATGTCTGAACGGAATAAAGGTAATAGAGAGAAGCAAGAAAACAATCACACGGCTGGACGAAGGTCCTTTGTACGCCTAATGGAGATGAGGGTAAGTCAATTAAGCTAGATATGCAAGATGCACATCAATTAGACCTTATTACACCACACTTTAAGTGTAAGTTGAATTTAATTTGCTTGTATTGGCAGTCTGGGAATGAGGAGAATTTGGtcgatttttttaaagaagtgaggtggtcaaagaaaaagaacaaatttgTGACTCCCATTGCTGAAGAGAAATATGTGAGTGTTAAAGTAAAAGCCTAAATTAATATGGGTTCAATTGCCAAATTATTATATGGTGTTGTCTAAGTACATATTCCTTACTAACATATGTGATTTTTCCAATGGTTAATAGTTGGAGATGGCTGCAAAGATGTCAGAGCTGGAGCCGGAGAAGAGGACTAATGAGGCTGCAGCAACAATCTTTAAGGAAGTTTTGGGCCAAAGATCAGGGTATGTAAGGGGGCTTAGCGAGATGGTTATTCCGGAGTCATCTAGAGAAGCAGCTGATGCCCAAATAGCAGAATTAACTGAACGTGCAGAAAGGTTTGAGAAAGCTGCTTCAGATTATAAGGGCCAGCTTGATGACTTATGAGCGAATGTCATGATGCTAATGGAGAGACAAGTTGAATACGACAAGTTCATGGAGAGATATGAGTCAGAGCGGCAGACGCAGGgagagtctcatagagagactcagGGACCTGCATAGTTAATATTTGGCCATGAAccattttttgtgaattttgataAGGAGATGAAGGTGAAAGTAATATACTTTTCACAAAAAGCCTCCTACTtagttaatattttgtttagggTCTACTAGTGTGGGATAGGTAGTGTAAGGTTaggttttgtggatattttgtaGCTTATGCCATTGTACGTTTCTCTAGCCACCAACTACTCACATGGAAGTTATTGGTCATTGAATGTCAAACTGCTACAACAAGGTAAGTAATGTCCTACACCCATAGgcttttttattatctaaattGAATTCTTAACGATTagcattgcattttatttgcatGTTATGATTGAAATCGATTGAAtagtttaagaaagaaaatcatcccTCTTTGGTGCTACTGCAGTTTTGATTTCTCCTAAACCATCTGGAaacctatgaagtatatatgAGGCCTATTTCGTATCTCATGCTTTTTTTGTATCACTTTGTATCTTAAAGTTAAAATTTCCTTGTTAAGAGCTTAAAATTTCTGTCGAATACTATTATAGACTGACTATTTGGTTTTATCAATGAAGCGTCGGACGATCGTTTACAGATTCGATGACGAGAAAGAAAATTCAGATGAAGAGGATCGACAACACCACAGCACGGCAGGTGACTTTCTCTAAGAGGAGGAAGTGCATATTTAAAAAGGCTCTGGAGCTCTCAACTCTCTGCGAGGCTGAAATAGCGCTCATTGTCTTCAGGGCTACCGGCAAGCTCTTTGATTACGCCAGCCCAaggtttctctccctctctcactcctTTTTACTTATAGAGGAACAAAGTACGTAGCTTATTAGAGTAAAGTAAGTACGTAACTGTCTACTTGTTTATGAAGATTGTGATGTTCGTGCATTCATTAATTGGTTGAAAGAGAGATAGattattaattgaaaagatttatttttctcttgttttgttggTAAAGTTTCTTGAACTGATGGATGCTATAGGTGAGTCCAGATTGCTTTGCATACAGACTTTCTGGTGATAAAGAAAGATGTAAAGCTAGATTggattagatatagttttatttatatgtgtggGTGTTAGTTCTGAACAAAAACAGGCTAACCACTGCAATTTGAATGagtttttaagaattaattaaaCCCTAATAGAAGAATATAGCTGATTAATAACCAGTCACCATCCAAATTTTTCCTGACATCTGAATCAATTTAAACCCAAGCTGGCCTCCATTAAACTTTTCCATTTTAGTCATGCgatgattaaataatttatgctCATTTTCAGGTTAGAAATcagataaattataattaattgtcttcattgtatatatggGTTAATTCAAGTGAAAACTTGAACAGATTGTCTTTTGATTATAATTAATGTTGATATTAAATGTGGACAAATGATACTTGTAATCTTGAGTAGCTCAATTAGGTGTTTAAGTGTTTCTTTAATGAATTACCGAAATTGAGGTATTGGTATTGTTGGAAATGACCATCtcataaatcataaaacaatttcTATAAGACTCAGATGTTTTCGTGACTATGGTGTTTGTCATTGATATTAATCATTTCTTAATATCAATGACATTACTTGTAGAAATAGAAAGATCAAAACTCCTAGTGTTATATGGAGAATTTCCTGCATTATAGAAATTTGTTGctacattgttaaaaaaaaactcccGTGATAAAGGCATGCATGAAATGCAATTGGTATTGTTTTGGGATGATAGGTATAGGTGGATGCGCACTGTTTCATGCTTGGGATATTTAGTGAAAGCCTCAAACTGTTCTACTGGGTTAGTTTTAGACACTTGTtgtggatttttgtttttttgcaagGTCATCTATCGATTATTGCTTTGGGTTTTTTATTCCTATGTCCTACAAATAATCTATACTGCTATCTTTTTGGGTTCCATATGTTAAATGTCTAGAGGGTGAGAGCAAATGGGCTCATTAGTGGGATTACAACCAAAAACAATTATACCATATGCAGAACAAGTGAAACAAATATATACTTAGATGTGCTGCCATCCCTGCCCATTTACTTCTTTATTATCTTGACATGGAGTTCTATACCAACTATGCATGGGGAAATTTATTGCTACATCgttaaaaaatctaattaaaaaatctgcatacatagttggtatagaaaacatgtacgagaaaaataacaacattgttgaatactttgatttattgcattttgcattctatctggttgtgcatgctagctagcttgtgtttgatgacatctctaaaagctcatgacctattttttgttcttgtttctcacaggattgaaccaagatatcaagaaatagagcaaaaacatttcataagcTGTCAAGGATTGAtggaaaagctagctaaaccgatatagaaaaactttcacttgtaaatttttgttacattgtgatatgttggatggttttatgtaaaacttaaaacaatggcAGTGCAGTGGTTAAGTTTCAAATATGTACTTTGTGGACTATATGAATGATGTGTGCtggcaaaaattgaatttctctatatatagtattttttggtttattaactTGCTTTGTTTATTAACAAGCAAGTATTCAGGGAAAAACAACGTACGAATGTACAAAACAGGGACTGCTTCCAAATATTTCTGGCAACAATATTCAGCCGGAATTAATTTGTCAACAGCAAAGCTTCAATATTTCCGGCTACAAAATTAGCTGCAAATACTTATTTCCGGCGAAATATATATAGCCGGAAAAATTGTCCAACCAACAAGCCAACACTATTTCCGGCTTAAAATGTAGCTGCAAATATCTATTTCCGGCGAAAATATTGTCTAAGCAAAACAAGCAACAACTTTTTTCGGCTAAAAATGTAGCTGCAAATAAGAATTTTCGTCTACAAAATATAGCCAGGAATAAAAATTGGCGACTAAAATTTTGCCAATATATATTTGCGGCTTAAAAAAGTTAGCCGCTAATAGATATTTCCGGCTAAAAAAATAGCCGGAAAGTATTTATGGCTATGGATGAGGGATATTGGCAAAACTTGTTGcgacaaaattttattcattttgcggctattattattgtcggaaataatatatatttctggCAATTATCAAAGTAGCCGGAAAAGGTTTTACTTGGCTCTTTAATAGCGTCTACTCCTTGGCGACTAGAAATAGCGGCTAATAATTAATAGCGGCTAAATCATGTGTTTTTTCCGACTATTGGACCCGCCGGAAATGGGGCAATTTCCTGTAGTGATACTAAATGAATTTGAACTTTAAACTAATCGTTTCTTGAGGAAATGACTTAGGGACTTTCCTATTATtatttgacaactcttatacttGAGAGTAacgtttaaaacattttttaaggtGAGTTAGTCGTCTCGGGATAAAATCCATTATAGTTGATCATTGTATAGTTTCTTTAAACGGGGTAGATTGTAATactccatatgataaggataagagtaTGTGGTGTATAGGATCTCATATTGGTTGGGAATGAAAAGTTattactctttataagattccaatAGGACTCCacttatatcattgactagtctttttaaaatataggcCATTTAGTTTAGGCCTTGTATTGAAGCGTTACAATTCCAGACGTCAACTTTTTCCTCTGACCCGCTATAGCTGGGAAACCACCATCACAAACAATGCCCTCATCATCCTTTATTACTTGAACATTTTCCTCGATCTCACACGCGTGCTGGACTAACTAGCCAGTATTGTTTCGAGTTTGAGAATTTCGAGATATTTTTTTGAGGTGTATTTGTTTAAGGGATTTCTGGACAGAAGAGAAGTATTtgaataatttgttttaaaaaataaattatttattaagatttgaaaaagtggaGATATATAGGTAGAGTTTAAAATATGCttgaaaataactttttaagagTATTTTTGTCTGGGTATTcgtaaaagaaaaatcatattcttaactcgttgtgtagaatacacctactaaaatatttaaatgacataatttaatttagaagataaattttaaaatttgaattatacaaatcaaatcttataatttaaataatataaatagtatGCTCTACACATcgacttgaaaataaaataattttttataaaaatatttttgattgTAGTTTTtgggtaatgattaaataaaaatttgaaatattatatatatatatatatttaattctaAGAAGTTTGtagtttgaaattttcaaatctaTTAAATAcctttttagaaaaattttggtaagCAAAGAACGTCCTAATTTGTCTTAAAGTCTTGACAGTTGGGTAGATGCTGAGGTGATATCCTTCTTTCCACACGACATTAGAATCAAGGCACTTACACTCCAAATAGGGATTCGTCATCCACTAATATAATCTTATCACCAGCAAACCCAATTGACACGGACATCTAAGCTGTAAATTAATAAGATATTTGGCTCCATCAAATTTAAGTATGACTTTGTCTATTGAATGAgacatgattaaaaaataaataaattataataagttaataaattatataaatatattcccAAAGAGCTTAAagttatttgtttaaatttgtaattaaagtatttattttgtcaaaaattacagcaaatttttattttaaaaaatgtcacAAAACATTTAGTGTGAATGTTAAGGATAAGGTTAACTAGATCCAGCCAATTGAAAACTTATCCCTAATAGTAAGAGAAGAGATAAAACTAACAATTTAGCCTAGATATAGAGCCAAGAATTTAGTAAAAGATAATGCAAGTTGACTCAGACTCCTAGAAGGATATGGTTTCATAAGTCAAGTAGGACCTTGTCActccaagaaagaaaatagatCTCTATATAGGGAGGAGATTTCCACAAATCTAGGAGAATTTCTCTACACATAGACTCATTCATGCACAGTGACTCCTTTGGATCTCTCATAAGGGACCTAGCATAACCTTCAATCTCTCAAAACCATAAATTCTTCtattatattgagaaatattcTAGCCTGTTGTGcgaatttatacattaatatctGGTGTCATTTGTGGTACCGACTTATTACTCTCCTTACCAAAAatgagagtaggataattctcCAGCGAGACTCTCTTTGAACAGTCAAATAAGTTTCCTCAACTTTTtgcttgttatttttatttcaattaatattgttactagagaaggaagaaaaaatggACAAGTGGCACATGTGCATGATACATAGCGCACTTGGGACGTGCACTATGCACGAGAGGTGAAAACCATGCAGTGCACCTGAGACGTGCACTATGCACGTGAGCTGAAAGCCATGCACATAAGGCACATGCGCATGATGCGTGCACATCGCAGTGCATCCAGTGGCTCATGTTGGCGGGCTGTGTAGCAATGCCGCCCCTCGACCAATGCTATTGAATATACAAACAAGGCTAGTGGGATGTTTGCCACCAGCTACTCACTATTTCCCCCCATTGGAGGCCACTGGTATACCCACTTCCACACAAAGAAATCCAGTTTACATGTGGAGAAATGGAGTCACCATCAATAGCTTCTGGACTATCGGTCGTTTCTATCATCACTAGCGCATTCATCACCCCCTGAAACCACCGGCTAGTGAGCATGCAAGGCAAGGCTTTGCCCCATGGTGGGCACTGGCACTCCACAGGAGTTTAATGCTGGCGCATAAACCACCTGCTGACTATATACTAGTAGGCGATAGCGTGGGGAGCCGACTATAAACTCATAGGCGGTAGTGTGGAAGCACGAGACTGGAGACACAGACCACCAGCCACCAGGCACACCGTTACTCACCAACCTTATGGCAGGCAGCAAGGGCTCACCCTGTGCAACAACTCTCCACATGAAGCATCTCGCCACCCTTGTAGTGAGCAACAAGCACACCAATGCTTGTTCCCATTGTCCTCGCCATAAAAGGTTCCTCGACCATAGAAGATGCATGCTGCGTGCAAAGGAATGCACGTTCCAGGAGATCCACACACCAGCTGCTCATGAGATGGAGGGGCCACCACCTGATTCGTTAGAATTTTCAATCTCTAGCAAGATCGTTCTCGACCACAGATTAAGTGTTGCCAACCAGTTCCTCATCGCTGGATGACTTAGAGATTAGCTAGAGTTCTCCGCGGTTCTACACCTCCCTTGACAACCATGAGCAGGTAATGTTGCCAGCAGCCACTACCTAGACTATAAGAAGTTTCCGTTGCCGAGAAAGTGGTCCCCGACCACGGAGACCATGTTTGTCACCAGTCCTCACCACCCTCACCAATGCATGCCATGAAAGGTTGCTCGATACCAACGCTTCACACCATCAGAGTTTCACACCCAACCGTGAGCTTGTGGAGCCACCAGCGGCCACCACGATGCTTGTTGGCATTCTCGGTAGCCTGCCACCCTTATGGTGGGTGACAAACATGCAGCACACACAATGGGCAAGAAGTAGCTGACCACCCTTGTGGTAGGTAACGATCTGCCACCATGAACTTGCTTAAACA
This is a stretch of genomic DNA from Carya illinoinensis cultivar Pawnee chromosome 15, C.illinoinensisPawnee_v1, whole genome shotgun sequence. It encodes these proteins:
- the LOC122296774 gene encoding uncharacterized protein LOC122296774, encoding MDKSWMQITDKFGSREYAKGVKDFLTLAQTYATSEEIHCPCIRCSNNYFLPITQVERHLFIKGIDKNYTTWIFHGEEEDLIISDDDDNVHDPDEEDDFIDDVDVMLRDIRAAGFLDVPISDSFHAAGSTLVDTFSSQTFDQLLADSRRPLCEGCTKYSKLSFIVKLLHIKTLGGWSVKSFDMLLHLLKSAFPNALLPNSYQESRNLEKGLGFTYTKIHVCPNDCILYWRENVDKDECQKCKLSRWKFSNTKKRRIPQKVLRHFPLKPRLQRLFMSQKTSVDMRWHKDQRVMQQDILSHPADSEVWTTFDQKHAWFAEDPRNVRLGLASDGFNPFNNLAKPYSVWPVILVPYNLPPWLCMKDPFFITSLLIPGPRSPGNEIDVYLQPLIDELIDLWDNGVDTYDAKAKETFRLHAALLWTINDFPAYGNLSGWSTKGKMACPSCKEETDSMWLTYSRKHCYMGHRRFLPPGHIWRKKKTIFNGRAKHRDPPTIYSGEDVLIQLQNIPDANFGKSIKKRKRTTEEFNWTKKSIFFQLPYWSTIKIRHNLDVMHIEKNICDNILGTLMNIFGKTKDHPNACRDLSTLNIRGSYTLFRMDNALVCHKHVIRCMELSGLVFVIGCTV